GAGATGCTGATAGACATTCTCGACACCGCCGAACTGGCTGATGAGCTTGACGGCGGTCTTCTCCCCGATGCCGGGTATGCCGGGGATGTTATCCGAGGGGTCGCCCACCATAGCCTTGTAGTCCGCCACATGCTCCGGGCCAACCCCGAATTTCTTTTTGACCTCTTCCGCATCGAATAGAATGGCGTCCGCCAAGGTACCGCCGCCTTTGGGATAAAGGATTTTCACGCGGGGGGTGACGAGCTGCATGGTATCGGCGTCGCCGGTGACGATAACGGTATCGACGTCCTGCGCTTCAGCCTGCCGGCTCAAAGTGCCGAGGACGTCATCGGCCTCGAATTTATCAATCTCGAAGATAGGGATATTAAAGCTCCTGACCAGTTCCATCACCCGGCCAAACTGGCCGGCCAGGTCCTCCGGCATAGGGGGGCGGTGAGCTTTATAATCTTCAAACATGTCATGGCGGAAGGTAGGGCCTTTTTTATCAAAAGCGACAGCGATATGGGTGGGCTTAAGGTCGTTGAGGACTTTAAGCAGCATCTGGGCGAAGCCATAGACCGCACCAACGACCTCGCCGGTTTTAGAGACAGTGAGTACCCTGGCGGGGCGGTATTTCGTGCCCGCCAAAGCGTGATAGGCGCGGTGGATAATAGCATTACCATCAAACAAAACGAGCAAGGATTTTTCCATAAGCCAATTATAACAGAGGATGGTGGAAAAGGGTAAAGAGCATCAATAGAAAATGATGCGCGAAAGGTTAAAAAATAATAAGGCGCCCCTCAAGGAGAAGGACGCCGCCGCAAAGCCGTACGCTTTGCCCCATTCCGCCCCCGCCTTATTCCTTGGCGGTCCGGGAAAGCACCTCGCTGGCTTTGTCTTTCAACTGCCCCGCTTTTTCCCTTAAAAGTGTACGGGTCTCCTTGCCGGCTTTAGGGGCATAGA
This genomic interval from Dehalococcoidales bacterium contains the following:
- a CDS encoding YtxH domain-containing protein, with translation MGDKDGGSSFFMGFLLGALAGVAIGFLYAPKAGKETRTLLREKAGQLKDKASEVLSRTAKE